A single Verrucomicrobiaceae bacterium DNA region contains:
- a CDS encoding Gfo/Idh/MocA family oxidoreductase has translation MVGGGRGAFIGAVHRIAAAMDQQIELVCGAFSSDPEKSKASGADFFLPPDRCYGSYQEMIKAEAALPADQRMDFIAIVTPNHMHFPPAKMALENGFHVLSDKPATFNLKEAKELAAIVKKSGLIYGLTHNYTGYPLVKQARDMIKEGKLGKIRKVVVEYPQGWLATRLEESGQKQASWRTDPKKSGAGGCVGDIGTHAENLAEYITGLKIKELAADITAFVKGRKLDDDANVLLRFSNGAKGVLHSSQISVGEENNLNIRVYGELGGIEWHQNEPNTMLVKWLDQPMQVYRTANGYLGKNALAAGRTPPAHPEGYLEAFANIYKNFANAIRARLSKAKVAKDDPANDFPKIEDGVRGMAFIEAVVASSKKNAAWTKLDV, from the coding sequence ATGGTCGGCGGCGGACGCGGCGCCTTCATCGGTGCAGTCCATCGCATCGCAGCAGCAATGGATCAGCAGATCGAGCTGGTCTGTGGAGCCTTCTCCTCCGACCCCGAAAAGTCGAAGGCCAGCGGCGCAGATTTCTTCCTCCCGCCAGACCGCTGCTACGGTAGCTACCAGGAGATGATCAAGGCGGAGGCCGCCCTGCCCGCAGATCAGCGCATGGACTTCATCGCCATCGTGACGCCGAATCACATGCACTTCCCGCCGGCGAAAATGGCCCTCGAAAATGGCTTCCACGTCCTCAGTGACAAGCCGGCCACCTTTAATCTCAAGGAAGCTAAGGAACTGGCCGCCATCGTCAAAAAGAGTGGCCTCATCTATGGCCTCACCCACAACTACACGGGCTACCCACTGGTCAAACAGGCCCGCGACATGATCAAAGAGGGCAAGCTGGGCAAAATCCGCAAAGTTGTGGTCGAATACCCTCAGGGCTGGCTCGCTACCCGACTGGAAGAAAGTGGCCAGAAGCAGGCCTCCTGGCGGACCGACCCGAAAAAGAGCGGCGCTGGCGGCTGCGTGGGTGACATCGGCACTCATGCCGAAAACCTCGCCGAGTACATCACTGGCCTGAAGATCAAAGAACTCGCCGCCGACATCACCGCCTTTGTCAAAGGCCGTAAGCTCGATGACGACGCGAATGTGCTCCTGCGTTTCTCCAACGGGGCCAAAGGCGTGCTCCACAGCTCACAGATCAGCGTGGGTGAGGAAAACAACCTCAACATCCGCGTCTATGGCGAGCTCGGCGGTATCGAGTGGCATCAAAATGAGCCCAACACCATGCTCGTGAAATGGCTGGACCAGCCCATGCAGGTCTATCGCACTGCGAATGGCTATCTGGGCAAAAACGCCCTCGCCGCAGGCCGTACCCCACCCGCTCACCCAGAGGGCTACCTGGAGGCCTTCGCGAACATCTACAAAAACTTCGCCAACGCCATCCGTGCCCGCCTTTCCAAAGCGAAGGTAGCCAAGGACGACCCCGCCAACGACTTCCCCAAGATCGAAGACGGAGTCCGTGGCATGGCCTTCATCGAGGCCGTGGTGGCCTCTTCGAAGAAAAATGCCGCTTGGACCAAATTGGACGTCTAA
- a CDS encoding 2-oxoacid:acceptor oxidoreductase subunit alpha — MSSATVSAPSSSDTKKTLRNAVIRFAGNSQDGIQSIGGFLARLAGRTAQEVMTYMTIPATISGGPSIFQVHLGSGEVLTAGDEADVLVAFYQHSYDSHFNALRQGGICLYDSGEVKEIKHERGVFHIGIPFTAATVEAIGGSAKDRGKNMFVLGLIVAVFNLDKDKLVGIISRQFGKKDESVLRNALLAFDAGYAYQIGDIEKFALAPGEADSGHRISTDGNQMLSLGLLAAGVRYGAAYPITPWSSIMETLRSELPRYGGIFVQAEDELAAVSMAIGAAFAGHLSMTGSSGPGLSLKMEALGYASMAELPLIVVNVQRGGPSTGLPTSVEQSDLMQAIYGSHGDTPRFVLAPKDVEDCFYIALEAARIAKKYSSPVIILSDQALSSRIEAFEEPDLDKHWVEPTLDQTPRDADWKPYPLDKTTQHAPPGTKMAGGKYPHISGLEHDEWGHPSGNAKMHQQMTNKRRQKLLDAAAEFPAPEVHGDASGDALIIAWGSAWGPAKEACDRLRSEGHKVSAANIRHLHPMPNALEGIFANFKQIICVEMNDYGAYGYGQLAMLLRARYADPKIKSVCKTDGLAFRVRELVTGVEKHLIGA; from the coding sequence ATGTCCTCCGCTACCGTCTCTGCCCCGTCGTCGTCTGATACCAAGAAGACTCTCCGCAACGCCGTCATCCGCTTCGCCGGAAATTCGCAGGATGGCATTCAATCCATCGGTGGCTTCCTCGCTCGTCTGGCGGGCCGCACGGCGCAGGAAGTGATGACTTACATGACCATCCCGGCCACGATCAGCGGCGGGCCTTCGATCTTCCAGGTGCATCTCGGCTCGGGCGAAGTGTTGACCGCTGGCGACGAGGCGGACGTGCTCGTGGCCTTTTACCAGCACAGCTACGACAGCCATTTCAATGCGTTGCGCCAGGGCGGCATCTGCCTCTATGACAGCGGCGAGGTGAAGGAGATCAAGCATGAGCGCGGCGTCTTCCACATCGGCATTCCGTTTACCGCCGCCACGGTGGAGGCCATCGGCGGCTCCGCGAAGGATCGCGGCAAGAACATGTTCGTCCTGGGCCTGATCGTGGCCGTGTTCAATTTGGACAAGGACAAGCTCGTCGGCATCATCAGCCGCCAGTTCGGCAAAAAAGACGAGTCCGTGCTGCGCAATGCGCTGCTGGCCTTTGATGCCGGCTACGCGTATCAGATCGGCGACATCGAAAAATTCGCGCTGGCTCCCGGCGAGGCCGATTCCGGCCACCGCATCTCCACGGATGGCAATCAGATGCTCTCGCTCGGCCTTCTCGCCGCCGGCGTGCGCTACGGTGCCGCGTATCCGATCACGCCGTGGTCCTCCATCATGGAAACGCTGCGCAGCGAGCTGCCACGCTACGGCGGTATCTTTGTGCAGGCGGAGGACGAGCTCGCCGCCGTCAGTATGGCCATCGGTGCAGCCTTCGCAGGCCATCTCAGCATGACCGGCAGCTCCGGCCCCGGCCTGTCACTGAAGATGGAGGCCCTCGGCTACGCCAGCATGGCAGAGCTACCCCTCATCGTCGTCAATGTGCAGCGCGGTGGTCCTTCCACCGGTCTCCCGACGAGCGTGGAGCAAAGCGATCTCATGCAGGCCATCTACGGCAGCCATGGCGACACCCCGCGCTTCGTTTTGGCTCCGAAGGATGTCGAAGACTGCTTCTACATCGCCCTGGAAGCGGCACGCATCGCCAAGAAATACTCCTCACCCGTCATCATCCTCAGTGACCAGGCCCTCAGCAGCCGTATCGAGGCCTTTGAAGAGCCAGATCTAGACAAGCACTGGGTCGAGCCCACACTCGATCAGACACCACGCGATGCCGACTGGAAGCCCTATCCTTTGGACAAAACCACGCAGCATGCCCCTCCCGGCACCAAGATGGCTGGCGGCAAGTATCCGCACATCTCCGGCCTCGAGCACGACGAGTGGGGCCATCCCTCCGGCAATGCCAAAATGCACCAGCAGATGACCAACAAGCGCCGTCAGAAGCTGCTCGATGCCGCCGCCGAATTCCCAGCTCCCGAAGTCCATGGTGATGCCAGTGGTGATGCCCTCATCATCGCCTGGGGCAGCGCCTGGGGCCCTGCCAAAGAAGCCTGCGACCGCCTCCGCAGTGAAGGCCACAAAGTCAGCGCCGCGAACATCCGCCACCTGCACCCGATGCCAAACGCACTCGAAGGCATCTTCGCGAACTTCAAACAAATCATCTGCGTCGAAATGAACGACTACGGTGCCTACGGTTACGGCCAGCTCGCCATGCTGCTCCGTGCTCGCTACGCCGACCCGAAGATCAAGAGCGTCTGCAAGACAGACGGCCTCGCCTTCCGCGTCCGCGAGCTCGTCACCGGCGTGGAAAAGCACCTGATCGGAGCTTAA
- a CDS encoding serine hydrolase has product MMFRYLFLSLAFSAQAADTYFPPPDAEGGWREARSEREVRELAGMDLSQLQPAYTMTERSTGNGGLVVVRKGYLCFERYFGRASRNANPDMASTGKGFCSIACGIMLEEFKEKIPQGLDTKVFTERYLPQAFPLNDPRKAKITLGQLLCMTGGYWGEGQTPTGYVKSDPKPKALKPVPGQNIKDLDASSLNVPLWCDPGAGYSYSSPSPHIASIVLRNVSGMELKDYIHERLAKPQGWGGWDYCLHRGDFVMPHANGAGSTALHATDVMRFGYCLAQGGRWKGQQLVPLEYIRKCQTWSPYNPHTPFSLQWEHNEDGHVAGAPRDAFWKSGAGGFCLYVVPSLDLVIYKLGGKDGQYDPSLTRIPQPEQKHDRDNWQPFPGNAFQEGSGAASLNRVLEMVCAAVRVE; this is encoded by the coding sequence ATGATGTTCCGCTATCTGTTTCTGAGTCTCGCTTTTTCTGCACAAGCTGCTGATACCTACTTCCCGCCGCCGGATGCGGAGGGGGGCTGGCGTGAGGCGAGGTCAGAGCGAGAGGTCCGTGAGCTGGCTGGGATGGATCTAAGCCAGCTCCAGCCGGCCTACACGATGACGGAGCGCTCGACGGGGAATGGTGGTCTGGTCGTGGTGAGAAAGGGCTATCTATGCTTTGAACGCTACTTTGGCCGTGCTAGCCGGAATGCAAACCCGGACATGGCCTCGACGGGCAAGGGCTTTTGCAGCATCGCCTGCGGGATCATGCTGGAGGAGTTCAAAGAGAAGATCCCACAGGGGCTGGATACGAAGGTCTTCACGGAGCGGTATCTGCCCCAGGCTTTTCCGCTGAATGATCCACGCAAGGCGAAGATCACACTGGGGCAGCTACTGTGCATGACAGGCGGATACTGGGGCGAGGGACAAACGCCGACGGGCTATGTGAAGAGTGATCCGAAGCCGAAGGCTCTGAAACCGGTGCCTGGGCAGAATATCAAGGATCTGGATGCCTCATCGCTGAATGTGCCGCTGTGGTGTGATCCGGGTGCGGGCTACTCGTATTCGTCACCTTCCCCACACATCGCTAGCATCGTACTGAGGAATGTGAGCGGCATGGAGCTGAAGGATTACATCCACGAGCGTCTGGCGAAGCCGCAGGGCTGGGGAGGGTGGGATTACTGCCTGCATCGGGGCGACTTTGTGATGCCACACGCGAATGGGGCCGGCAGCACGGCGCTGCATGCGACAGATGTGATGCGCTTTGGCTATTGCTTGGCCCAGGGCGGAAGGTGGAAGGGGCAGCAACTGGTGCCGCTGGAGTATATCCGCAAATGCCAGACCTGGAGCCCCTACAATCCGCACACACCTTTCAGCCTCCAGTGGGAGCACAATGAGGATGGCCATGTGGCCGGGGCACCGAGGGATGCGTTTTGGAAAAGTGGTGCAGGCGGCTTCTGCCTGTATGTGGTGCCTTCGCTGGATCTGGTGATCTATAAGCTGGGCGGGAAGGATGGGCAGTATGACCCATCTCTGACGCGTATCCCACAGCCGGAGCAGAAGCATGATCGGGATAACTGGCAGCCATTCCCTGGAAATGCATTCCAAGAGGGATCAGGTGCTGCATCGCTGAATCGCGTGCTGGAAATGGTGTGCGCGGCAGTGCGGGTGGAGTGA
- a CDS encoding sugar phosphate isomerase/epimerase, which yields MTSNTFSRRSFLGTAIATATGLSLPRFALAAEKPNSVFNGVRIGCITYSYRSMAKTADETLKALLEDGLSETELMGGPIQDFTGIKGKATDAEREQQLAKCAELRKIYNDAGVNIHIHKMGFGQSNEEIEFSFLVAKALGCTGVTTERNAILAARVAPFADKHQIWVGFHNHTNNLPEMDKFDSILELGQYIGFNLDIGHYVAGTKGKSPIPVLEKYHSRITNLHLKDRTADGGNVEWGKGQTPIKEVLQLMKKEKWTFPAEIELEYKIPEGATAVAEVKKCVQYCKEALA from the coding sequence ATGACATCCAACACGTTTTCCCGCCGCAGCTTCCTCGGCACCGCCATCGCTACCGCCACAGGCCTCTCGCTTCCTCGATTTGCTTTGGCGGCCGAGAAGCCGAACTCGGTCTTCAATGGCGTACGCATCGGCTGCATCACCTACAGCTATCGCAGCATGGCGAAAACGGCGGATGAGACGCTGAAGGCGCTGCTCGAAGACGGCCTCAGCGAGACCGAACTCATGGGCGGGCCGATTCAGGACTTCACGGGCATCAAGGGCAAGGCCACCGATGCGGAGCGTGAGCAGCAACTCGCGAAGTGTGCTGAGCTGCGAAAGATCTACAACGACGCAGGGGTGAACATCCACATCCACAAGATGGGCTTCGGCCAGTCGAATGAGGAGATCGAGTTCAGCTTCCTCGTGGCGAAGGCTCTGGGCTGCACCGGCGTGACCACCGAGCGCAATGCCATCCTCGCCGCGCGTGTCGCACCGTTTGCGGACAAGCACCAGATCTGGGTCGGCTTCCACAACCACACGAACAACCTGCCGGAGATGGACAAATTCGATTCCATCCTCGAGCTCGGCCAATACATCGGCTTCAACCTCGACATCGGCCACTACGTCGCCGGCACGAAGGGCAAATCGCCGATCCCCGTGCTGGAGAAGTATCACAGCCGCATCACGAACCTCCACCTCAAAGACCGCACCGCCGACGGCGGCAACGTGGAGTGGGGCAAAGGCCAGACACCGATCAAGGAAGTGCTCCAGCTCATGAAAAAGGAGAAGTGGACCTTCCCCGCCGAGATCGAGCTCGAATACAAGATCCCCGAAGGCGCCACCGCCGTCGCCGAGGTTAAGAAGTGCGTGCAGTATTGCAAAGAGGCGCTGGCGTGA
- a CDS encoding transposase encodes MPAKPYQPAGYDSDLSDAEWELIKPIIYPAGAKRCRGRLRAPDSARICLDTIRYVLKTGSQWSMIPKNLAPRSTAHDALSKWTEQGLWPKLNDALRTQTRLMLKKTPCPAPLSSTAKASKAGSYRL; translated from the coding sequence ATGCCAGCCAAGCCCTATCAACCAGCCGGTTACGATTCTGATCTCAGCGATGCGGAATGGGAACTCATCAAGCCTATCATCTACCCGGCTGGCGCGAAGCGTTGTCGAGGCAGGCTGCGAGCTCCCGACTCCGCCCGAATCTGTCTGGACACCATCCGCTATGTGCTCAAAACGGGCTCTCAGTGGTCGATGATCCCCAAGAACCTCGCGCCCCGCAGCACCGCTCACGACGCCTTGAGTAAATGGACCGAGCAGGGCTTGTGGCCCAAGCTCAACGACGCCCTGCGCACCCAGACACGCCTGATGCTAAAAAAAACGCCATGCCCAGCGCCGCTGTCATCGACAGCCAAAGCGTCAAAGGCGGGCAGCTACCGGCTGTGA
- a CDS encoding transposase, which yields MPSAAVIDSQSVKGGQLPAVSCGYDAGKKIKGRKRHALTDTNGLLLGVVVTPADVQDRDGAKLLLCMFCHGFLSLLMIFADGGYAGKLRPSCRAWDNSSVTERVLPWGSSRSSKTRRASWCCRAAGSSSAALAGW from the coding sequence ATGCCCAGCGCCGCTGTCATCGACAGCCAAAGCGTCAAAGGCGGGCAGCTACCGGCTGTGAGCTGCGGTTACGACGCGGGCAAGAAGATCAAGGGACGCAAGCGCCACGCGCTCACCGACACCAACGGCCTGCTGCTGGGCGTGGTGGTCACGCCCGCCGACGTGCAAGATCGTGACGGCGCAAAGCTGCTGTTGTGCATGTTTTGCCATGGCTTCCTGAGCCTGCTGATGATCTTTGCCGATGGTGGCTATGCCGGGAAGCTGAGACCTTCGTGCAGAGCATGGGACAACTCTTCGGTCACGGAGCGAGTTTTGCCTTGGGGATCATCAAGAAGCTCGAAGACCAGAAGGGCTTCGTGGTGCTGCCGCGCCGCTGGGTCATCGAGCGCAGCTTTGGCTGGCTGGTGA
- a CDS encoding transposase, translating into MLPRRWVIERSFGWLVKQRRLTRDHEKNPRHHEAFVYLAFIGIMARRLTSLQPVEPFAG; encoded by the coding sequence GTGCTGCCGCGCCGCTGGGTCATCGAGCGCAGCTTTGGCTGGCTGGTGAAGCAACGCCGACTCACACGGGATCACGAGAAGAACCCGCGCCATCACGAAGCCTTTGTTTACCTCGCCTTCATCGGCATCATGGCCAGACGCCTCACCTCGTTACAACCTGTCGAACCTTTTGCCGGATAG
- a CDS encoding tetratricopeptide repeat protein has protein sequence MKTRLSLAFLAVTSLSAVGQAPTPPPAAPGAPPAAPGAPPAAPAALNKADETEALMNEAVKLFTEAKYQEALSKIAQAEKNLNNKPFEGILYAKGACYFNLNDYAKAIEALETYLKEFPEGASIIDVRMALGRSYIKSKQGDKGVETLKEVVSKSPEKKAEAGLVIADYYKTENKLDEALQILSAVVADGVRSPESIQAAMMASQLYVSTGKLEEASALMDKVRNFASGGDNIAQMNNIYLQLGDEMMEKKAFKEALAAYQLVRRKSEISRIQKEQLAKIEARLKVTKAGDQKVELETKLKANQDILAEIEKRSDYDASLYYRLGRSYFEMGQPPAEGQPGDPSRLWQSILAFNTIVDDYKEFPQRDKCMYGLIMVNANLKRIKEARELCVKFIDTFPDSDQIGAISEMYGMLAYQNGQLEEANTAFNKAANFPKADKERLRFLNGIVLFELQRFDQGRALLESLIAENKDSVYKDEALYRIALSYFYQNDYKNVMKALENYIEANPKGTYICDAKYRLAFITFQEGKKDNALEALIKIAQEHPNDQNIGQVHALMGDIYNQKNDWEKAMEQFGLAVDKAKTDDVLNYAMDQVTDLYVGSNEWKKLADMWQKYYNTHKNNEDQSLKAILWISRSHIKDQKPQEAEKLLSEHVKQRISNPANQQVEGLIQQLVKVVTPKRRRAAPAAEPAAATDAAAKPAEPAPAPAAAAGPRVPQYEQPFEEVEKKLEDLLTPAKELNNGTSQMRILFAKTWLAKEMKLADKVSKFFNILVEVANPIDLSPMLLATVGDNARQKGDFDKATACYVRLRDLFKDTEYSDGAPVGLAEIEYEKGNNDKALELFKAASEYQGSAYILQATQGIAKASFKLKKYDEAKKLYEQIAQTKEWRGEPTANALRMLGDIEAGQNKHEAAIAYYQRVFLAHQRWKTEMLLAYVGSAKSFIALNKKEEARNTLQEAKNRKDLQELPEMKEIDKLLSTL, from the coding sequence ATGAAGACACGCCTCAGCCTCGCGTTTCTCGCCGTCACGAGCCTCAGTGCCGTCGGCCAGGCCCCTACTCCGCCACCGGCCGCGCCTGGAGCACCACCAGCGGCACCAGGTGCCCCGCCTGCCGCCCCTGCGGCACTGAATAAAGCGGATGAGACCGAAGCACTGATGAACGAAGCGGTGAAACTCTTCACCGAAGCCAAGTACCAGGAGGCTCTCTCCAAAATCGCTCAGGCGGAGAAGAATCTGAACAACAAGCCCTTTGAGGGCATCCTCTACGCCAAAGGTGCCTGCTACTTCAATCTCAATGACTACGCGAAGGCGATCGAGGCTCTGGAGACTTATCTGAAGGAGTTCCCCGAGGGTGCGAGCATCATCGACGTGCGCATGGCCCTGGGCCGCAGCTACATCAAGAGCAAGCAGGGCGATAAAGGCGTGGAGACGCTGAAAGAAGTCGTCAGCAAGTCCCCCGAGAAAAAGGCGGAGGCAGGTCTGGTCATCGCTGATTATTACAAGACGGAGAACAAGCTGGACGAGGCGCTGCAGATCCTCAGCGCAGTGGTGGCAGATGGTGTACGTAGCCCTGAGTCGATCCAGGCTGCCATGATGGCCTCCCAGCTCTATGTGAGCACCGGGAAGCTCGAAGAGGCCAGCGCTCTGATGGACAAGGTGCGCAACTTTGCCTCCGGCGGCGACAATATCGCCCAGATGAACAACATCTACCTCCAGCTCGGGGATGAGATGATGGAGAAAAAGGCATTCAAGGAAGCGCTGGCCGCCTACCAGCTCGTTCGCCGCAAGAGTGAGATCAGCCGCATTCAGAAGGAGCAGCTCGCGAAAATCGAAGCTCGTCTAAAAGTCACCAAAGCAGGTGATCAGAAGGTGGAATTGGAGACCAAGCTCAAGGCCAACCAAGACATCCTCGCCGAGATCGAGAAGCGCTCGGATTACGATGCCTCCCTCTACTACCGCCTGGGCCGTAGCTACTTTGAGATGGGCCAGCCTCCTGCTGAGGGCCAGCCCGGTGACCCGAGCCGCCTCTGGCAGTCCATCCTGGCCTTCAACACCATCGTGGATGACTACAAAGAATTCCCCCAGCGTGATAAATGCATGTACGGCCTCATCATGGTCAATGCGAACCTCAAGCGCATCAAAGAGGCCCGTGAGCTGTGCGTAAAGTTCATCGACACCTTCCCTGATAGCGATCAGATCGGTGCTATCTCCGAGATGTACGGCATGCTCGCCTACCAGAATGGCCAGCTCGAAGAAGCGAATACCGCCTTCAACAAAGCGGCGAACTTCCCGAAAGCAGACAAAGAGCGTCTGCGCTTCCTCAATGGCATCGTGCTCTTCGAATTGCAGCGCTTTGACCAGGGCCGCGCCCTGCTGGAGTCCCTCATCGCAGAGAATAAAGACAGCGTCTATAAAGATGAGGCTCTGTACCGCATCGCTCTGAGCTACTTCTACCAGAACGATTACAAGAACGTCATGAAGGCCCTCGAAAACTACATCGAGGCCAACCCCAAAGGCACCTACATCTGCGATGCGAAGTATCGCTTGGCATTCATCACCTTCCAGGAAGGCAAAAAAGACAATGCGCTGGAGGCCCTGATCAAAATCGCTCAAGAGCACCCGAATGATCAAAACATCGGCCAGGTGCATGCGCTGATGGGTGACATCTACAACCAGAAGAATGACTGGGAGAAGGCGATGGAGCAGTTCGGACTCGCTGTGGACAAGGCCAAGACCGATGACGTGCTCAATTACGCCATGGACCAAGTGACCGACCTCTACGTCGGATCAAATGAGTGGAAGAAACTCGCGGACATGTGGCAAAAGTACTACAACACCCACAAGAATAACGAGGACCAATCCCTCAAGGCGATCCTGTGGATCAGCCGCTCACACATCAAGGACCAGAAGCCCCAAGAGGCCGAAAAACTGCTCTCCGAGCATGTGAAGCAGCGCATCTCCAACCCTGCCAATCAGCAGGTCGAGGGCCTCATCCAGCAGCTCGTGAAAGTCGTCACCCCGAAGCGCCGCCGTGCCGCCCCGGCAGCAGAGCCCGCCGCTGCCACCGATGCCGCCGCGAAGCCCGCCGAGCCCGCGCCAGCCCCCGCAGCAGCAGCCGGCCCCCGCGTGCCGCAGTATGAGCAGCCCTTCGAGGAAGTGGAAAAGAAGCTCGAAGACCTCCTCACACCCGCCAAAGAGCTCAACAACGGCACCTCGCAGATGCGCATCCTCTTTGCCAAGACCTGGCTAGCGAAGGAAATGAAGCTCGCGGACAAGGTGAGTAAGTTTTTCAACATCCTCGTCGAAGTGGCCAACCCCATCGACCTCAGCCCGATGCTACTGGCTACCGTGGGTGACAATGCACGCCAGAAGGGCGACTTCGACAAGGCTACGGCCTGCTACGTCCGCCTGCGTGACCTCTTCAAAGACACCGAATACTCTGATGGTGCCCCTGTCGGCCTCGCAGAAATCGAATACGAAAAAGGCAACAACGACAAGGCGCTGGAACTCTTCAAAGCCGCCAGCGAATACCAAGGCAGTGCCTACATCCTCCAGGCCACGCAGGGCATCGCGAAGGCCAGCTTTAAGCTCAAAAAGTATGACGAAGCGAAGAAGCTCTACGAACAGATCGCCCAGACAAAGGAATGGCGCGGTGAGCCCACTGCCAATGCCCTGCGCATGCTCGGCGACATCGAAGCTGGACAGAATAAGCACGAGGCCGCCATCGCCTACTATCAGCGTGTCTTTTTAGCCCATCAGCGCTGGAAAACGGAAATGCTCCTCGCCTACGTCGGCTCCGCAAAGTCCTTCATCGCCCTCAACAAGAAGGAGGAGGCCCGAAATACCCTCCAGGAGGCCAAAAACCGCAAAGACCTCCAGGAACTGCCCGAAATGAAAGAGATCGATAAACTCCTCTCCACGCTCTAA
- a CDS encoding MotA/TolQ/ExbB proton channel family protein, with translation MPPPFSDVSRVCLSFAGDGHDAVDAAMFSEINKVNATIQTRINYLSVIGVCTPMIGLIGTVAGMKGAFAELGKSGASDVGALSGHIGEVLVATATGLVIAVPAFLVFYFLRNRLQGGMGVLQEVVSALFRKMPYDHLKGAHVGEEEFYAAVPNWVAGGGEHPATPAAA, from the coding sequence ATGCCTCCCCCCTTTAGTGACGTCTCTCGCGTCTGCCTCAGCTTCGCCGGTGACGGCCACGATGCCGTGGACGCCGCGATGTTCAGCGAGATCAATAAAGTCAACGCCACCATCCAGACCCGCATCAACTACCTCTCCGTTATCGGGGTCTGCACTCCCATGATCGGTCTGATCGGTACGGTGGCTGGTATGAAAGGCGCGTTCGCCGAGTTGGGCAAATCTGGTGCCTCCGACGTGGGTGCTCTCTCTGGCCACATCGGTGAGGTGCTCGTCGCTACTGCCACGGGTCTGGTCATCGCCGTTCCTGCCTTCCTCGTGTTCTACTTCCTGCGTAACCGCCTCCAGGGCGGCATGGGCGTGCTCCAAGAAGTCGTCTCCGCCCTCTTCCGCAAAATGCCTTATGATCACCTGAAAGGTGCCCACGTCGGCGAGGAAGAATTCTACGCCGCTGTGCCAAACTGGGTCGCAGGTGGTGGTGAACACCCCGCGACACCTGCGGCAGCCTGA
- a CDS encoding biopolymer transporter ExbD produces the protein MIDVLLVLLIFFMSITSSQVAKIDKEITPPIAGAAKKKEKDMTNEAIVNVRWDNKRQQSVIMYQDKPFAELDSLSDILRGYKEKVPTYRVIIRGDKALPAVEIQRVMAMVAQAGIDDISFSALNQ, from the coding sequence ATGATTGACGTTCTCCTCGTACTACTCATCTTCTTCATGTCGATCACCTCCTCTCAGGTGGCCAAGATCGACAAGGAGATCACTCCGCCCATCGCTGGCGCGGCTAAAAAGAAGGAGAAGGACATGACGAACGAGGCCATCGTCAACGTCCGCTGGGATAACAAACGCCAGCAGTCGGTCATCATGTATCAGGACAAGCCCTTTGCAGAGCTCGACTCCCTCTCTGACATCCTGCGCGGCTACAAAGAAAAAGTCCCCACCTACCGCGTCATCATCCGCGGTGATAAAGCCCTCCCCGCCGTCGAAATCCAACGCGTCATGGCCATGGTCGCCCAGGCCGGCATCGACGACATTTCCTTTTCAGCCCTCAACCAGTAA
- a CDS encoding biopolymer transporter ExbD, whose protein sequence is MSAPGKHRQIEHDSGALGFQIAPMIDVVFVIMLFFMVMAGSQKKEMELKSQLPGVAPASADAPTEMPDEIIINIEESGIVLMNEEEFDNPPPARPVPPELDKLPNMTATLKRLKQEADNRNAKVIVTIEAEEQAKYERVIDVLNSLAIAKVANVTFTVGSDAGF, encoded by the coding sequence ATGTCCGCCCCCGGAAAACACCGCCAGATCGAGCACGATAGTGGTGCTCTCGGCTTCCAGATCGCCCCCATGATCGACGTCGTCTTCGTCATCATGCTCTTCTTCATGGTCATGGCTGGCTCCCAGAAGAAAGAAATGGAGCTCAAAAGCCAGCTCCCAGGCGTAGCCCCCGCCAGCGCCGATGCCCCCACGGAGATGCCTGATGAAATCATCATCAACATCGAGGAATCCGGCATCGTCCTCATGAACGAAGAGGAATTCGACAATCCTCCCCCTGCCCGCCCCGTCCCGCCCGAGCTCGACAAGCTCCCCAACATGACCGCGACGCTCAAGCGCCTGAAACAGGAGGCTGACAACCGCAACGCCAAAGTCATCGTCACCATCGAGGCTGAGGAGCAGGCCAAATACGAGCGCGTCATCGACGTGCTGAACTCCCTCGCCATCGCCAAGGTCGCAAATGTCACCTTCACCGTCGGCAGCGACGCTGGATTCTAA